The Pristiophorus japonicus isolate sPriJap1 chromosome 8, sPriJap1.hap1, whole genome shotgun sequence genomic sequence TATGAACTGTGTAAGGAACCGGGCCCAGATTGACAAGTTAAGGAGTGGAGGGTTAATTGATTATCTGCTTATTGTATTCACTGGATTCACAATACTAACCTATGGTTATGTACTGATAATCCTGGTAAATTCTGATCCTTATCCTTCAGGTAGAACCTGGAATGACAAGTTAATCACTGGAGTGATTCTGACAGTGGTTGGCTCCATTATTCTCTTCTCACTCCTTATTTATGTTTTAATCTTCAAACTAATTCCCTATATAGCAGCCAGGTCCAGGAACAGAGGGGTCCCAAGTGTTTATACCATATCGGGAGGCAATACAGAGGGGAGGCAAAGGGAAATCTCCTCCAGTACAGCCAACCTGTTATAAAATGAGCACCGAGTCACTCCACCAGGAACCATGAATTGCTCTGAAGTTGAGTtgactgcacagactgggcttgtttgTCTCATTTTCCTAATTTTAATGGTGAAATAAATGTAAAGAAAAATCTGATTAAAAATGTGAAAATAGTTTTTAACACTGCAAGCAAATGCCGGGATATATCAATTATAATAATTAGAGTCTAGTTGGTAACTATAAGCTCTGAACTTTAGAAATAATTTTGAACAATGTCCTTCTATTGGGGACACATAAGTTTGTGAGTAAACTGTGAACAAAGTAAAGCTCTGAAGGTTTTTCTATCATTCATACTAAACCAACCTATTGAAGCATAAATGGCTAATTGCAGATTCTTGTTAACTCACTACTGTAGCTGTCATTTTTGTGACTTCGTTGATTTTAAAATAAAAGTGTACAGAAAATTCTATGAAGACAAAGTAAAATAAATCTTTAAACACCAGTGAGATTTGGTCTGTGCATAAGCAGATCAGTTTTCTGAACTTTTCTTAGCTCTTTGACTAACTAGTCAAATGGGAAATGTAAAGAGCTTGCACCTCTGTTAGATCTTCGATACTGAAAGTTTAAAACAAAAATAGTACTTTTGAGTTTAACAAGACTTAATCGAGTGCTTTACTTTATATACATTTGAATATTTAAAGACGTGTGTACACAAGAGATGTGTGTATGCACTTATGCAAGCAGACCATGTGTGTATGGATAAATGCATGCTGGGTTGTTTTGCATGGGTGGATAGATCAACACAATAAAGTGTTTAGAGTGAGCTAACTCCCTTGTATTTACAGTAATCCAAACTATGCATAGATTGACCTCTATTGCTTGGTTACGGAAGCCTGCTTACAGTAGTACATGATGTCCAAGGTTATCATGCCGTGTTTAGAGATCATTTTTCCCAGGGGTGTACCAATGATGTACCTGAATCAAAGTGTGGACCTCCAAATTTTTAGTAACTGTTGATATACAAGTGTCTTCAATAAGTTCCATTTTCCATTTACTAATATGTTCTTTTAAAAATTCTTGGGCACTAAATGATTCCAAAAGGAGTACTTCCATCACTGGATTGAGTGCATTTTTCTAAATAAACTTTTTAATACTTTATATTGTAATGCAGAACAGTTGTGGACTTCAGCTTAATCTCCTGTAGAGTTTGGGCATAACTTGAACTTGAAATTCCACAATCTTTTATGGTGGTTTGGCTGATTGCCCGCAAATTGCGCTGAACAACCTAGCGGAAACTCTACTCCAAGATTTGGATGTATTTCATTATTTGTGAAACGCTGCATAGTTATGAAACAGGGGTTTAGTCAGTGAAAAATCCAAAGGGTTTTGGAGGAGCACGTGTCCTTCTAGCTAATGTTTTGATGTTTAATGCGATACTTGCAAGAGATGCAGTGCTTTTCTAATTTTGCAATTTGCTGTTGCAAAGAAGTAAAATGTCACTGGACAAATGTTCTGCTGTATAGGGAGTAGTTTATTGATAAGGCAGTGATAAGTAGAATTTGCTgactttttttcaaaaatatactttattcatataaaattttcacaatacattggaaaatagttcagtaccttgcagtcagcaattccatacaattcgtttggatgctgacagcagttccatacaatgcactagcgtgcatttcatttcaaggtacagtttagtacaatccgtatatcatgttacatgtagtactgtggaaATAAGggaattacatggagcagataagaacaggtttacattacattccaggatacatttcaataccgatcacgaatcacattacatgtagcgCTTTGCTGACTAGCTACACATATGATTACGGTGACaccattttagccacatgcactaatttcaGTAAAAAAAAACACCTTGCATACACTTACACGATACAGATAAATGTACTTCATATGGATAAatttacaaatcactaaaagttgtgacacaggttagcaaggccaaaaaaaaaggaaactaagcactagggtttatttctagaggtatagaattgaaaagtagggaagttatgttaaacctgtatcaatctttggttagaccacacttcaagtactgcatacagttctggtcaccatattataaaaaggatattgaggcactggagaggttgcagagaagatttacaaggatatgagggtatacatatcagcaaaggatgatcaggctaggtctcttttctcttgaaaaaagaaggctgaggggtgatctaatagaggtctttaaaaatttgaaaaatattaatagagtggatacagagaaaatgtggggaagagcataactagaggccatcaatatacgatagtcaccaagaaatccaatagggaattcagaagaaacttctttacccaaagagtggtgagaatgtggaacttgttaccacagggagaggttgaagctaatagtatagatgtatttaaggggaggctagacaagcatatgaggaagaagggaatagaggtttatgctgatagatttagacgaggaaagacaggaggaggctcgagtggagcataaacaccggcatggaccccggttgggctgaatggcctgtttctcctatgtaatcctatgtaatttctCTTAAATGAGTAATCCCACCAAAATGTAAATGCAACCTTATGTAGCATGTGTTTGGTCCATATTATGCATATTGGTGGGTTTGTTAACATATTTTGTAAGTTTACTGGCATTTGGGAAATGTTGATGGACAATCTGTATAATATTAAAGATTACAGTGTGTGGCAGTTTTGCACAACTACACAAAGTTATGATTTATTTTAATCTTTAATAACTATTTGTCTTCTATCTATGCAGTATGCCAGGTGTTTCAAACACAACTCACATATGTCATGTTTCTGTGTTTAACATAAAAACACTGATGTTGGACAAGCTGTCTGATAGTGCAGAGGCAGTGGAAGGGAGGGAAGAGGTGTCAGATACATGTACAAACATCAGTGTGCAGTCTCTCAAATATAAATTCATTGCAGTAGATGTCAGCTGTGATATTATAATTTTGATTGTAAACTGAAATATGTTGAAAAATCCCAATACAATAATTGTTATTTAAATATTCCggatattttgatttttttttaagctcTGGGCCTTGAAGCAGGTACTGATGACTGTGAATAATGGTCATCATATTGTCCTGTCACTGACAGGCTCGGGTCCCCTACTCTCAGTCttcctgttatagaaacatagaagcatagaaaataggtgcaggagttggccattcggccctttgagcctgcaccgccattcaatgagttcatggctgaacatgcaactccagtaccccattcatgctttctcgccatacaccttgacccccctagtagtaaggactacatctagatcctttttgaatatatttagtaaattggcatcaacaactttctgtggtagagaattctacaggttcaccattctctgggtgaagaagtttctcctcatctcggtcctaaatggcttaccccttatccttagactgtaacccctggttctggacttccccaacattgggaacattcttcctgcatctaacttgtctaaacacctcagaattttaaatgtttcaatgagatcccctctcattcttctgaactccagtgaatacaagcccagttgatccagtctttcttgatatgtcagtcccgccatcccaggaatcagtctggtgaaccttcgctgcactccctcaatagcaagaatgtccttcctcaagttaggagaccaaaactgtacacaattctccaggtgtggcctcaccaaggccctgtacaactgtagtaacacctccctgccccgtactcaaatcccctcgctatgaaggccaacatgccatttgctttcttaaccgcctgctgtacctgcatgccaaccttcaatgactgatgtaccatgacacccaggtctcgttgcacctccccttttccaaatctgtcaccattcagataatagtctgtctctctgtttttaccaccaaagtggataacctcacatttatccacattatacttcatctgctatgcatttgcccactcacctaacctatccaactcactcttcagcctcatagcattctcctcgcagctcacactgccacccaacttagtgtcatccgcaaatttggagatactacatttaatcccctcgtctaaatcattaatgtgcaatgtaaacagctggggccccagcatagaaccttgcggcaccctactagtcactgcctgccattctgaaaagtatccatttactcctactctttgcttcctgtctgccaaccagttctcaatccacgtcagcacactacccccaatcccatgtgctttaactttgcacattaatctcttgtgtgggaccttgtcgaaagccttctggaagtccaaatataccacatcaactggttctcccttgtccactctactggaaacatcctcaaaaaattccagaagatttgtcaagcatgatttccctttcacaaatccatgctgacttggacctatcatgtcacctctttcaaaatgcgctactatgacatccttaataattaattccatcattttacccactaccgatgtcaggctgaccggtctataattccctgttttctctctccctcctttttcaaaaagtggggttacattggctaccctccactccataggaactgatccaaagtctatggaatgttggaaaatgactgccaatgcaaccgctatttccaaagccacctccttaagtactctgggatgcagaccatcaggccctggagatttatcggccttcaactctatcaatttccccaacacaatttcccaactaataaggatttccctcagttcctccttcttactagaccttctgaccccttttatatccggaaggttgtttgtgtcctccttagtgaataccgaaccaaagtacttgttcaattggtctgccatttctttgttccccgttatgacttcccctgattctgactgcaggggacctacgtttgtctttactaacctttttctctttacatatctatcgaagcttttgcagtccgttttaatgttccctgcaagtttcttctcgtactctattttccttgccctaatcaaaccctttgtcctcctctgctgagttctaaatttctcccagtccccggggtcgttgctatttctggccaatttgtatgccacttccttgactttaatactatccctgatttcccttgatagccacggttgagccaccttcccttttttatttttacgccagacagggatgtacaattgttgtagttcatccatgcggtctctaaatgtctgccattgcccatccactgtcaaccccttaagtatcattcgccaatctatcctagctaattcacgcctcataccttcaaagttacccttctttaagttctggaccatggtctctgaattaactgtctcaatttccatcctaatgtagaattccaccatattatgatcactctgccccaagggacctcgcacaatgagattgctaattaatcctctctcattgcacaacacccagtctaagatgacctctcccctagttggttcctcaacatattagtctagaaaaccatcccttatgcactccaggaaatcctcccccaccgtattgcttccagtttggttagcccaatctatatgcatattaaagtcactcatgataactactgcacctttattgcatgcacccctaatttcctgtttgatgccctccccaacatcactactactgtttggaggtctgtacacaactcccactaacgttttttgccctttggtgttctgcagctctacccatatagattccacatcatccaagctaatgtccttcctaactattgcatcaatctcctctttaaccagcaatgctacccgacctccttttccttttattctatccttcctgaatgttgaataaccttgggtgttgagttcccagccctgatcatcctggagccacatctgtaatcccaattacatcatatctgttaacatctatttgcacagttaattcatccaccttattacggatactcctcgcattgaggcacagagccttcaggcttgtctttttaacataccttgccccttcagaattttgcagtaatgtggccctttttgtttcttgccttgggattctctgtcctccacttttactattctcctttctctcttttgcctctgtctcccttttgtttccctctgtccccctgcataggttcccatccccctgccatattagtttaactcctctcccacggcactagcaaacactcccccttggacattggttccagttctgcccaggtgcagaccgtccggtttgtactggtcccacctccccagaaccggttccaatgcctcaggaatttgaatccctccctactgcaccactgctcaagccacgtattcatctgagctatcctgtgattcctattctgactagcacgtggcactggtagcaatcacgagattactacttttgaggtcctactttttaatttagctcctagctccttaaattcgtctcgtcggacctcatcccgttttttacctatatcgttggtaccaatgtgcaccacgacaactggctgttctccctcccttttcagaatgtcctgcacccgctccaagacatccttgacccttgcaccagggagataacataccatcctggagtctcggttgcggccgcagaaacatctatctcttccctttacaattgaatcccctatcactattgctctcccactctttttcctgccctcctgtgcagcagagccagccacggtgccatgaacttggctgctgctgctctcccctgatgagtcatccccctcaacagtactcaaagcggtgtatctgttttgcagggggatgcccgcaggggacccctgcactatcttccttgcactgctcttcctgttggtcttccattccctatctggctgtggaccctttacctgtggtaagaccaacttgctacacgtgctattcacgtcattctcagcatcgtggatgctccagagtgaatccaccctcagctccaattccgcaacgcggtccgtcaggagctggaggcagacacacttcccgcacacgtagtcgtcagggacaccggaagtgtccctgagttcccacatagtacaggaggagcatatcacgtgtccgagctctcctgccatggcttaacactTCGatatacttaatttggcaacaacaatgataaaggtcacttactgatataaaaaagaaaaagaaaaactacttaccaatcaccagccaatcacttacccacttggctgtgtcttcatcttttgatttctttctacttttttgctttctctccctgctgaaGCTGTACACCAcgcctcccgacaccacgcactcccgcctctcggactgccgccgcctctcctcgatgctgggcctttataggcctcctgacaccacgcactcccacctctcggactgccgccgcctctcctcgatgctgggcctttataggcctcccaacaCCACGCACTCCTGCCTCTCGGGATCTTATGGGCTAGACTTTTGTTCAAACCCctgagaagaactgctaacgttcggtgaataacgctggcgagaatttccatttttatgtttaaagtaattaaaactaatcacc encodes the following:
- the LOC139268047 gene encoding transmembrane protein 125-like — protein: MPELSEITSGRFPANRFRIQQGILEDQVELWWFQDLKRSILFYSVALVLVLGTEVGGIVLISTGESGEWRLGVGIFLCLLTLVILFKQLLTSALQDMNCVRNRAQIDKLRSGGLIDYLLIVFTGFTILTYGYVLIILVNSDPYPSGRTWNDKLITGVILTVVGSIILFSLLIYVLIFKLIPYIAARSRNRGVPSVYTISGGNTEGRQREISSSTANLL